CACCGTGATCGCCACGGGGATCAGCATGAGCGCGCCACTCCAGAGGAACAGGTCGGCCACGTTGGCCACCATAGTTACGTTCTGGGTGAGTCGTACCGCGAGGAAGTCCGCCACGCCTTTCGGGCCGGCCACGATACTGGCGAGGTTGCCGAGCGCCCCGCCGCTGACCAGACCGAGCGCCACCGTCGAGCGCGGATCGACCGCCGCCATGGGACGCACGACCGACAGGACCAAGCCAAGCGCCAGCACCGAGACCACCACGTTCAGGAGCCATACAAATGGCCCCACCACGGTTCCGCCGGCAGCACCGAGGTTCCACACCACCGTCAGCGAGAACCGGTCGGTAAGCGTGTAGAGGCCGTACTCCCCGAGCGACCGAACTGCGGCCTCCTTGGTCAGGAGGTCGATGGCCGCCGCGATGGCCGCCACTCCGAGGTAGCGGTGGAGGGGGGATTCGCCGGAGATCGGCGAAAGCGAGCGTGGAGGCATGGAGACAGACATGCGTCAGGCATCCGGAAGGAGTCGACTACCGTGTGCCAGTCCCCGTACGCACCTCACGTGCCGCAGCGCAGCCGTTCGTCACGTGGCCCATCGAGAGTCGAACACCGTACGCAACGTGCATATTTGCATGCAGTTACGGAAATCCGCGTCGCCCCGTCCCTGCTCACCCCGCCCTACCCCGTTGGACGGACACCACAACAGACCGTTGCGCCGACCAACAGGAACGTGGCGCCGGCGCGACAGATCAGCCGGGCTTGTACGGGGAATCGTCCTTGGCCGCAAAGCCGGCAAGCGCCTTCACGAAATCGACGCCCAGGACCTCAACCTGCCACTTGCGCAGCTCGGGAATCTCGGCGAGGTCGTCCACGTGCCGCGGTTTGCGGCGAACGACCGCCTCCATGCGGTCACGCGAGCAGAGCACGCCGGGGTCGAGGTCGAGCCTGGCCGCAACGGTATCGCGTACCGTCTTGAGCCGCGCCACCCGGTCGTCGAAGTCGGGCTCGCGATCCCAGCGCGCACTCTTGGGGAATCGCGGCAGTTCGGACTCGGGCACGGCGTTGCCACGAGCGATCGCCTGCAGCGCCTCGGTGGCGCGCGCCTCGTTCATGCCGCGCGGAAATCCCTTCACGCCGAAGAGCGCCTCGCGCGTGGTGGGCGCCGATCGGGCGAGGTCGAGCAGGACCTCGTTGCCGGCCACGCGGAAGGTGGCGCGATCGAGATCGGCGGCGATGCCGTCGCGCCACGTCACCAGTTCGCGCAGCCGGCCAAGTTCGCGGCGCGTGAGATCCCGCGCTCCCTTGAGCCGGAGAAAGGCCTGATCAGCCCCGTCGGTGTCCCACCGCGTGCCCTCGGCACGCGCGAACTCCTCGCGCGCCCAGTGCAGGCGTCCCTTGCGTTCGAGGTCATCATGCAGCCGGTCACGCAACGCCAGCAGGTGCCGTGTGTCCTGCGCCGCGTAGTCGAGCATGTCGGCGGTAAGCGGGCGCATGCTCCAATCGGCACGCTGATGCTTCTTGTCCAGCTTCACGCCGAAGAACTGCTCGAGCAGGGCGGCGAGCCCGAACGCGCGAATGCCCAGCAGTTGCGCGGCCACCCGCGTGTCGAAGAGATGCGTGACACGCCACCCGTAATCCTGATGCAGCAGGCGCAGATCGTAGTCGGCGTCGTGCAGCACGACCTCGACGGTGCGATCTTCGAGGAGGGTGCCAAGGCGCGACGGCGTGCCGATGGGCAGGGGATCGATCACCGCTTCGTGGTGCAGCGTGGACAGCTGCAACAGATAGATGCGATCGACGAAGCGGTGAAAACTCGCGCCTTCGGTGTCGAGCGCGAGCGCGCGCACGCCGGTCAGACCGGAGAGAAAGCGATCAACGGCGTC
Above is a window of Gemmatimonas sp. DNA encoding:
- a CDS encoding HRDC domain-containing protein, encoding MPLPPAPLYLDTADAVDRFLSGLTGVRALALDTEGASFHRFVDRIYLLQLSTLHHEAVIDPLPIGTPSRLGTLLEDRTVEVVLHDADYDLRLLHQDYGWRVTHLFDTRVAAQLLGIRAFGLAALLEQFFGVKLDKKHQRADWSMRPLTADMLDYAAQDTRHLLALRDRLHDDLERKGRLHWAREEFARAEGTRWDTDGADQAFLRLKGARDLTRRELGRLRELVTWRDGIAADLDRATFRVAGNEVLLDLARSAPTTREALFGVKGFPRGMNEARATEALQAIARGNAVPESELPRFPKSARWDREPDFDDRVARLKTVRDTVAARLDLDPGVLCSRDRMEAVVRRKPRHVDDLAEIPELRKWQVEVLGVDFVKALAGFAAKDDSPYKPG
- a CDS encoding signal peptidase II, with translation MSVSMPPRSLSPISGESPLHRYLGVAAIAAAIDLLTKEAAVRSLGEYGLYTLTDRFSLTVVWNLGAAGGTVVGPFVWLLNVVVSVLALGLVLSVVRPMAAVDPRSTVALGLVSGGALGNLASIVAGPKGVADFLAVRLTQNVTMVANVADLFLWSGALMLIPVAITVLRMARAERGAKGVPARARMA